A segment of the Sporocytophaga myxococcoides genome:
GAATATCCTTATCTGAAAGATGTAGGAGTTTTTGATTCGCAAGTAAAAGTAATAGAAACAGGCGAATCAATTAAAACAGATTTTTATTATGGATTTCAAGGTCTTAATAAATGGTATAAGAACGGAATGATTAAAATAAGTGAAACTGAACTTATTGTTACCTTTGATGATATCACCAAACAAAAAGAGGCGGATATTGAATTAGAAAACCTTCAGTCAATAATTCTACAATCACAGGCATTAGGTAAAATAGGCAGTTATGAATGGAATTTTGTGACCAGGAAATTAACCTTAAGTCCGGAAATGATTGAAATACTTTGTTCGGGCACCATAAAAAATATAGATGCTATAACATTGGAAACTCATCCCTTTGAGGAATTCATTCATCCTGATGACAGGGAAAAAGCAGACCAGACAATTAAGAAAGCAATTTTTGACCATCAGCCTTACGATATTGAATATAAAATTTTATGTCCAGGCAATTTAATTAAATATGTTTGGTCGAGGGGAAAAGTATTTTATAACAACCAGGGAAAGCCAATTAAAATAATAAGCACAGTGCTGGATATATCCGAATGGAAAAGAAGTAAACATGAAATCCAGAAAAAGGAAATCCTTTTGACTCTTGCTGAGGGAATGGCAAATCTTGGTAGTTATGAATTTGATATTGAAAATAAAAGCGCCATCTGGTCTGATCAATTATTCAGGATCTATGGTTACGAACCCAATGAATTCGAACCTAAAGAGGACAATTTATTTATGATGGTTCATCCCGAAGATAAAGATTATATTAAAGAATTATTTACCGAGACAGTTTTTCATGAGGACGAATTTGAATACGAATTTAAATTCATGCGGAAAGATTCTTCGCCAGGAGTAAGTTATGGAAAAGCAAGAGTAATTAGGAATGAAAATAATCAAATAATAAAAATCACGGGATTTGTTCAGGACATTACAGAAAAGGTTAAGATTCTTGAACAATTGTAGACTCTTAATTCCGAGCTTGAAAACCGTGTGAATGACAGAACGAAAGAATTGTCCATTAGCATTGATAATTTGAAAATGTTGAATGCCTCGCTTGATAATTATGCCTATATCATTTCTCATGATCTTAAAGCTCCTCTTTCGGTAATTGAAGGATTAGTACCTTTTATTAAAGAAGATTGTCAGTCAAGACCTTTGGATGAGGAAGGGATGAAAATGTTAGATATGGTTGTCGGAAAGATTGAAGATATGAAAAGCATTATTGAAAATGTTTTGAAATCGGCAAAAAAGCAGAAGCAATTTGAAGAACCTATCAATCTTTTGAACCTTTGCCAGGATGTCCTAACTACATTAAATCCCCCGTCTCATTTTCATATTCATATTTCATATTCATTGCCTGTAGTTACTTATAACAAGTCCTCTCTGAAGCAGATTCTACAGAATCTTATTGGGAATGCTATTAAATATATGGACAAAAATGACCCTGATATTAAGATAGGGTCCATTGAAACTGATACCTATTATCAAATATGTGTCCGTGATAATGGTTCGGGTATTGCAGAAGAGAAGTTGCCAGTAATATTTGATAGGTTTGAAATAGCACATACCAAAGAGAATATAGAAAGTCACGGCCTTGGACTTTCAATAGTAAAACAACTTGTAGAGGCAAATGCTGGAAGAGTAGGGGTAGAAAGCGAATTAGGGAAGGGGAGTAATTTTTATTTTACTATACCCAAATAGGTCCTATAAAAGTAATCTTGTTTATATTTCGAAAGCCAGTTGAAGTCAATAGGCTTCAACCAGAGGAAGAAAGGAGCAACAGTTTGAGCAACAGCAAGAGATAAATGTGACACAACAGTATGGCACATTGCCGGCCACGAGCAAGACCAATCTAAATTTTCATTAGTGCTTTTGTTACTGCTGCTTCATTCCTTTTAGAATAAAACGTCTTCCGAAAACCGCCAACAGTACCAAAACTGCTAAACACACCAGTGCAATCGGACTTTTTTCAAATAAGGATATCACACTTACTATGATGGCTATTATACAGCCTATAGTTCCCAATAAGCATAACCAATGGAAACGGACTTTGTCGTGATAGGCTATATAACATACTACCCCAAACGTGAATAGAAATATAAGACTGGTTGCACTTACTAAATCGCTTAAAGAACCTAACATCGCCAAAGCGGCAGACAGAATTCCTATTGTTATTAAACCTATATATGGAATCTTGTTTTGATTTTCCTTTGTAAAGGATTCGGGTAAATCGTTTTTCTTAGCTATGCTTTCAATTAATCTGCTGGTAGAGAATAAGGTGGCATTGATGGCAGATGCAGTAGAAAACGCAGCAGCTATAGTCATAACAACATAACCAAACTGACCTAGAGCTGCTTTACCTGCTACTGACAAGGCCACTTCTTTGTCTTTTATCATTATATCCGCTCCTACCAGCATTGTAGTACCCAGGGTAACTATGATATAAAGCAAAATTACAAATAGTACAGAGGAGAGCGTTGCCGATGGCAATGTTTTTTCAGGATTTTCTATATCTTTATAATCATAGGTGATCAACTGAAATCCCTGGTAGGCAATAAAAATTGTCGCTGCACCTACTAATGAATCTCCAATTCCTTTTGGCTCGATACCCTTTGTCAGCATTTCAGTATTCCAGTGAAACAAGCCAATTACAGCAAGACCAACAAGTGAAATTACTTTGCCCCACACAATTATTACTTCTACTCCTGAAGAATCTTTTGCACCTCTTAAATTGACCAGTGTTAAAATGGCAACGATTCCTAATGATAATGTTTTAGTGAAAAGTGGTCCTTTTGATAATGAATGTGAAACATAATGTCCAAAGGTAAATGCATAAACTGAAAGGGAAAGAATATAACCGAAGATTAATACCCAGGCCAGTCCTCCTGCAAATCCTTTTCTGTTTATTTCCCTTAAATAGGTGAAAGCTCCTCCGCCTTCTTTATATTTTATGGAAAGTTGACAATAGCTGTAGGCAGCAATGAATCCTATGATACCTGAAATAAAAAAACTAAACCATGCCCATTGACCTGCGGATTGAACTATCAATCCCAAAACAGAAAATATACCTCCTCCTACCATTCCGCCAACAGACATTGACCAGGTAGCATTAAAACCTATTTTCTTAGAATTTGCCATAATTATTTAAAACAATTTATAACAACAGGGCAAATGAAAAATTGTTGTATTATCTGCAGACATGCTAAAAAATAATAATGGGCTCAGAAGTTTTAGTATACAAACAAAAGCCTCTTTCCTTGAGGGTTTTTGCTGATCCATTTAATTGACTTATTTCCAACTCATAGTAAATATGAACTCAAGCAACATAAAGTTCATTACCATATGTTTTAAAAGAAATTACCTGGTAGATGTTCAATTCATTTACTGATTTCTAAAGTTGAACTGATAAAGTATATCGCATGTTTCTTATTGTAAGAGCTTTTGTGAGAAGATATGGGAAGACTTGAGAATAAGATAGCTATAGTTACGGGAGCGGGAACAGGAATAGGAGAGGCTATAGCCAAAAGATTTGCGCAGGAAGGAGCGAAAGTAGTAGTATGTGGCTTTCCTGAAGATCCGGTAGATGATACAGTAAAATCTATAAAGGAAGAAGGTGGCGATGCGGTGGTTTTTAAAGGAGATATCTCTGAAGAAGCAAATGCAAGAGCATGTATCCAAACTGCTATAGATCATTTTGGAAAACTTGATATTCTGATCAATAATGCAGGAGTATTTCCAGAGATTAATGAATTAACAGATTATTCGAATGAAGCATTCAGTTATCTTGTCAAAAACAATATTGAATCGGTATTCATGATGACCAAATATGCTTTGCCGGAGCTTCAGAAAAGTAAAGGAAACATTGTGTCTGCGGGTTCTGAAGCTGGTAAGATCGGAATAGCGGATAATACTCCTTATGGTGGAACCAAAGCTTTTATCCATTCTTTCATGCGTGGTGTTGCTATCGAACAGGCGAGGTATGGTGTAAGAGCCAATTGTGTTTGTCCCGGACCTATAGATACTTCCTGGCTGAACACAAATGAAAGTCAGGCAACGGATGAAATGGTAGAAACCTTTGTAAATGCTACTGCAATAGGAAGAAAAGGAACACCTGAAGAAATTGCGAATGTATATTTGTTCCTTGCATCGGATGAAGCTTCTTACGTCACCGGAGCACTCTATTCAGTCGATGGTGGCGTGACCATTACCAAAGGTGGGGTAGGAGTAAAGGCTGATAAGAGCATGAAAAAGGAACCAAAGGGACATATTAAACTGCAGCATCAGCAAGAAGGGGCGACATATATTCGGGAACCTGCAGGGAAAAGATAAGAGCAGTTAAATTATGAACTTTAAAACAGAAGTCACTTCCTCATTGGTTGTGACTTTATTTATTTCTAAAGTGATTCTTTGGGCTTTTATTACTATTTAAAAATAAATATTTAAAGACATATCTATTTTCTTTTAACTGAATCAGAGGCCTGAACCTATTATGATTATAATTGATATGTGCGCTTTAAACGATGGTGCCAATCAGATCGAAAAAGTGATCATAATCGAAAACTCTGAAATTAAAGGAATATATTTGTTCTTTTATTAGGTTTGTTCGAATTAAATGCTGAGCTTGCGTGAGCATTTAAGTTATTGTGTTTTTCAGCTGCTCTGTATTAATCGTACCTCAGTTTTTCTCACCCTTTCTTAATTTATAATCATTCTTTTCTAAGATCAAATTAGCAGAATAATTATTGCTACCTATGAAGTCAATTCATAAGACTATTCAGTGTTTTTTAATAATAATAAATATATAACAATGGAAGGGAAAGTAAAATTTTTCAATAACTCAAAAGGATTTGGGTTTATTACATCATCAAATTCTAATGAAGATATCTTCGTACATTCTACAGGCCTTATTGATGAAATCCGTGAGAACGATCAGGTTAAATTTGATCTTGAGAGAGGTAAAAAAGGTATGAATGCAGTGAACGTGCAAGTCTTGAACTAAGAAGTTCTTAATAGATATTTTATTTAAAATTTGACTCAAAAGAAAACTACTTTACTAAGAGTGGTTTTCTTTTTTTTTTTATCTGCAGTAACAATGATTCGGCAAGCATCAGAGTTTCTGAACGATCATGATTCTTTTATTACAGAGATAATCTGTTAAACATCCATTTAAGAATGTTAAATCAGCTGAATTATAATTCATCACAGATATGTGTGCATGCCCAATTACTGTATCACTAAGTTAGGAAAATATAATTCCCCTAAATATCCTATATTGGCAAGATGTCTATCATAATACTCATGGTTTCAGGCTTGCAAGCTCTTCCTGAAGATAGATGATCTCATGACTTCGCTTTCATATTTTGTGGATTAGTCATGTCTTAAGTAAACAAATGTTACTGAAAGCCAGATTTTAATTTAACGATAAACATGTATTCTTTTTAGATATATGGTTTATTTTGTGTATATTGGTGTAATTCTTCTTTTGCCACCGTATTTTAACATCAGATTTATTCAGCGATTTTAATATATAAGCTCAAGGGTTGGTAGAATTTCTATTCGATAATTATTTTATAACTAACATAGTAACACATGAGACAACTTAAGATTAGTAAACAAATTACCAACCGTGAAAGCCAATCCCTGGACAAGTATTTACAAGAAATAGGAAAGGTGGATTTGATTACTGCTGAAGTTGAAGTGGAGCTTGCAAAGCGGATTAAGGAAGGAGATCAGGTGGCACTTGAAAAACTGACGAAAGCCAATTTGCGTTTTGTAGTTTCAGTAGCTAAACAATACCAGAATAATGGACTGACTCTCGGAGACCTTATCAATGAAGGCAATTTGGGATTAATAAAAGCAGCACAAAAATTTGATGAGACACGCGGATTTAAATTCATATCATATGCAGTCTGGTGGATTCGGCAATCAATCATGCAAGCATTGGCAGAGCAATCACGAATAGTACGATTGCCTTTGAATCGTGTTAGTTCTCTAACCAAGATTTCAAAGGCCTTTTCAGAACTTGAGCAAAAATTTCAACGTGAACCATCTACTGAAGAAGTTGCAGAATTAATGGGAGTAACTAATGAGGAAGTAATTGCAGATCTCAAAGTATCAGGTCGTCAGGTTTCAGTGGATGCTCCTTTCGCTCAAGGTGAAGAAAATGGCTTGTTGGACGTTCTTTCTGATGAAAATGAGTCAACTCCCGATTCTCAGTTAATAATGGATTCTCTTTCTATGGAAGTGCAACGGGT
Coding sequences within it:
- a CDS encoding sigma-70 family RNA polymerase sigma factor encodes the protein MRQLKISKQITNRESQSLDKYLQEIGKVDLITAEVEVELAKRIKEGDQVALEKLTKANLRFVVSVAKQYQNNGLTLGDLINEGNLGLIKAAQKFDETRGFKFISYAVWWIRQSIMQALAEQSRIVRLPLNRVSSLTKISKAFSELEQKFQREPSTEEVAELMGVTNEEVIADLKVSGRQVSVDAPFAQGEENGLLDVLSDENESTPDSQLIMDSLSMEVQRVLSTLSLRESEVIGLYFGLNNKSSMTLEEIGEKFNLTRERVRQIKEKATRRLRNTSRSKALRSYLG
- a CDS encoding PAS domain-containing protein, yielding MRERLEEKLVNEAGIFSTVFESVEQGILLFKVIRDSSNQIIDFEYILVNRWAELLLGNTRTYLIGKRQLEEYPYLKDVGVFDSQVKVIETGESIKTDFYYGFQGLNKWYKNGMIKISETELIVTFDDITKQKEADIELENLQSIILQSQALGKIGSYEWNFVTRKLTLSPEMIEILCSGTIKNIDAITLETHPFEEFIHPDDREKADQTIKKAIFDHQPYDIEYKILCPGNLIKYVWSRGKVFYNNQGKPIKIISTVLDISEWKRSKHEIQKKEILLTLAEGMANLGSYEFDIENKSAIWSDQLFRIYGYEPNEFEPKEDNLFMMVHPEDKDYIKELFTETVFHEDEFEYEFKFMRKDSSPGVSYGKARVIRNENNQIIKITGFVQDITEKVKILEQL
- a CDS encoding cold-shock protein; translation: MEGKVKFFNNSKGFGFITSSNSNEDIFVHSTGLIDEIRENDQVKFDLERGKKGMNAVNVQVLN
- a CDS encoding SDR family NAD(P)-dependent oxidoreductase codes for the protein MGRLENKIAIVTGAGTGIGEAIAKRFAQEGAKVVVCGFPEDPVDDTVKSIKEEGGDAVVFKGDISEEANARACIQTAIDHFGKLDILINNAGVFPEINELTDYSNEAFSYLVKNNIESVFMMTKYALPELQKSKGNIVSAGSEAGKIGIADNTPYGGTKAFIHSFMRGVAIEQARYGVRANCVCPGPIDTSWLNTNESQATDEMVETFVNATAIGRKGTPEEIANVYLFLASDEASYVTGALYSVDGGVTITKGGVGVKADKSMKKEPKGHIKLQHQQEGATYIREPAGKR
- a CDS encoding sensor histidine kinase — encoded protein: MNDRTKELSISIDNLKMLNASLDNYAYIISHDLKAPLSVIEGLVPFIKEDCQSRPLDEEGMKMLDMVVGKIEDMKSIIENVLKSAKKQKQFEEPINLLNLCQDVLTTLNPPSHFHIHISYSLPVVTYNKSSLKQILQNLIGNAIKYMDKNDPDIKIGSIETDTYYQICVRDNGSGIAEEKLPVIFDRFEIAHTKENIESHGLGLSIVKQLVEANAGRVGVESELGKGSNFYFTIPK
- a CDS encoding APC family permease produces the protein MANSKKIGFNATWSMSVGGMVGGGIFSVLGLIVQSAGQWAWFSFFISGIIGFIAAYSYCQLSIKYKEGGGAFTYLREINRKGFAGGLAWVLIFGYILSLSVYAFTFGHYVSHSLSKGPLFTKTLSLGIVAILTLVNLRGAKDSSGVEVIIVWGKVISLVGLAVIGLFHWNTEMLTKGIEPKGIGDSLVGAATIFIAYQGFQLITYDYKDIENPEKTLPSATLSSVLFVILLYIIVTLGTTMLVGADIMIKDKEVALSVAGKAALGQFGYVVMTIAAAFSTASAINATLFSTSRLIESIAKKNDLPESFTKENQNKIPYIGLITIGILSAALAMLGSLSDLVSATSLIFLFTFGVVCYIAYHDKVRFHWLCLLGTIGCIIAIIVSVISLFEKSPIALVCLAVLVLLAVFGRRFILKGMKQQ